One Polynucleobacter sp. SHI8 genomic window, TTCATTTGAGGAGAACGTGGCAACTTGAATATAAAATTTCGCCTTGGGTTTATCTGCGTCTTTTGGTGCAGACTCAGAAATAACAACTTCATTATTTTCAGACGCATTATTTGGGGCAGGTTTTGTTTCTTGTATTTGCACGTTATTAGCAACAGCAACTTTCTCCTCTGAAGAGGAAGCTATTGTGTTATCAGTTGGTTTTTTTTCTTCATTGTTACTGACAGAATCGCCAACAGAACCAACAACTTTAATTACAACATCATTTTTAATTTTTTTGGGTTCAGCATCAAATATTCTTGGCAATCCAATAATTGCAACTAACAGTAAAAAAACTGCACCCAAAAGTCGATGTCTAGCTCTTTGAACTTCTGGATTTTCTGACATCGATTCTTGATCATCATCATCAAGAATCTGGCGACGAGATTTAATACTTGGTTCAGTACGAACAGAACTATCTTCTGAATTTTTGTTATTTTTGAATTTAAAAAATGAAATCATTAATCTTTATCTGCACTTGTAGAGGAATTTCAATGTTTTTGCAATTTCTGTAAAGCCATCACTGCACTTACTGTTAAGAAAGACCCGAATACCACCATTCTATCATTTTGACCAATCAGTTCGGAGGTTTTTTGATATGCTTCTGCTACAGTTACATAAGTTGTAATGCCAGATTCATTTGTGTTTTTTACTCCTAGACTTTCTAAAGTCTCTTCAATTTTTGAAGCACTTGCCGCTCTTGGAGTGGGTAGATTGACGCAATGCCAATAGTCCACAACTCCCAACATGGGTCGAATAACGCCCTCTATGTCTTTATCTGACATGACACCAAAAATTGCATGCGTAAATGGAAAATACCCCATCTTATCTAAACTAGCTGCTAATGCACTACTTGCATGTGGATTATGAGCCACGTCAAGGACAACAGTGGGTTGTCCTGCCAGTACTTGAAACCTTCCCGGCAAATCGACCATGGCAAAGCCATTTCGGATTGCCTGAACGCCAACTGGTAATACCTCTCTTAAACTCATTAATGCAGCAATTACCGCGGCTGCATTAATTAATTGATTAGCACCCCTTAGGGCAGGATATGCCAAGCCATTCACTCGCCGGGTTCTTCCTGACCACCCCCACTGCTGTTGATCTCCTGAAACATTAAAATCCTTTCCATGTAGCCATAAATCAACGCCTAATTGATCTGCATATTCAACTAAGGTGGAAGGTGGCAATGGATCTGCACAGATGGCAATTTTTCCAGGCCTCATGATGCCCGCTTTTTCAACGGCGATTAACTCACGTGTATTACCCAACAATGCCGTATGATCAAGATCAATACTAGCGATAATTGCGCAATCAGCATCGATGATGTTCACGGCATCCAGCCTACCTCCGAGCCCAACTTCTAAAATCACAACATCTACATCCATAGAAGCGAATAAATGCAGGATAGCTAAGGTAGTAAATTCAAAATAAGTCAGGCTTACTAATTCATCAAGTGAGGACCGCGCTTTCTCTACCGCATAAAAATGCTCTAATAATCGCTCTTCAGAAACACTCTGACGATCAATCCGCGCTCGTTCTGTAAAGTCCAAAAAATGAGGTGATGTATGGCATGCAACTCGGTATCCAGCCTCTGAATAGATAGACTCTAAAAAAGCACAAATCGAACCCTTGCCATTCGTGCCAGCAACTGTGATGACAGGGCACTGAAACTTTACATCCAGGGCGTCTTGTACTTTTTTGATACGGGTCAGGCCCATATCAATACCAACGGGGTGAGCAGTCTCTAAAAAAGCTAACCAGCTTGGTAAATCTGAAAAATAATGAGGATCTTTAGAAAACACAAGAATATTAAGCGATTGAGTCAGTCGGCTGCTTTTGTAACAAGGCTAATAATTTAGCAATTTCAGTTCTCATTTGACGACGATCCACAATCATATCGATGCCCCCTTTTTGCATTAAAAACTCAGATCTCTGAAATCCTTCTGGCAACTTCTCCCTGACAGTTTGTTCAATCACTCTTGGACCAGCAAAACCAATTAAAGCCTTTGGTTCTGCAATAACAATATCGCCCATAAAAGCAAAACTTGCAGAAATTCCACCCATAGTCGGGTCTGTTAAAACACTAATGTAAGGTAACTTCGCTTTTGCTAGTTTGGTCAACATGGAGTTTGTTTTAGCCATTTGCATCAAGGATAATAGGCTTTCTTGCATGCGCGCACCACCTGTAGCACTAATACAGATGAAGGGAACTTTTTGATCTAAGGCGGTTTGCGCACCTCTTGTAAAACGCTCGCCAACAACTGATCCCATCGAACCACCCATAAACTCAAATTCAAAACAAGCAATCACTACGGGAAGTGTATGAATCGATCCACCGAAGACTACCATCGCATCGGTTTCACCGGTACTATCCATGGCTTCTTGTAAGCGATCTGTGTATTTTTTTGTATCCTTAAACTTGAGAGGATCTATCGGGACAATTTCTTGGCCAATTTCATAACGCCCTTCTTTGTCCAATAAATAATCCAAGCGCTGTCTTGCGCGAATACGCATATGATGATCACATTTTGAACATACGTACTGGTTGGCTTCAACATCAGTCCGATATAAAACTGCTTCACAAGATACGCATTTAACCCATAAGCCTTCAGGTACAGATTTACGTAAACTAGGGTCAGTTTGCTGTATTTGCGGAGGTAATAATTTATCAATCCAACTCATATCATTCCTCTAGTTATCTTATCAAAATGCTCTACTTTATTGACTATCTAAGGCTGCACGAATGTCACGAATAAAGCTTTTTAGAGATTGTAACCTTGTATCAGCCGATGACTCCTCTAATAACTGTACTAATTTACTACCAATAATGACTGCATCTGCACTTTGACTGAGTTTTTTCGCCGACTCTGCATCTCGAATCCCAAAACCAATAGCAAGTGGGGTCGTGGTTTGCGCTCGTATCTGATCTGTGATGGTGGCAACTTCGGCAATATTAACGTTACTTGCTCCAGTAACACCTTTTAAGGATACATAATAAATATAGCCACTTGAGGCTTGTGAAACATGATTAATACGCTCTTGTGATGATGTCGGTGCTAATAAAAATATAGGACTTAAACCTGCATTTTTTAAGATACTTGCAAATTCAGTACATTCTTCAGGTGGATAATCAACCACCAACACACCATCAACGCCCGCTTCTTTTGCTTTTTGGGTAAAGACTTCAATACCCATATGTTCAATTGGATTGGCATATCCCATTAATACAATGGGTGTTTGTTGATTGGTCGACCGAAACTCTTGAACGATTTTTAAGCACTTGAGAAGAGTCGTGCCACTAGCAAGCGCTCTTTCTGATGCTCTTTGAATTACAGGACCATCTGCCATTGGATCCGAGAAAGGGATACCCAGTTCAATAATGTCAGCTCCAGACTCTACCAAAGCATGCAAAATTGGTAAGGTACTTGATAAATCAGGATCTCCAGCAGTGACGAAGGGAATTAGACCTTTTTTACCAACAGTTTTAAGTTCTTGAAATACGACTTCAATACGTCCCATAAATAAATCAACCTTATGCTGGTGAAAGTTTAATTTTGTCGGCTTGCGCGACTGTATGCATGTCTTTATCACCCCGGCCTGACAGATTAACAAGAATCGTCTTATCTTTAGGCAGTGTTTTCGCTAACTGAAAAGCATATGCAATTGCATGACTGGTTTCTAAAGCTGGAATAATCCCTTCAATCTCACAACAGGTATGAAACGCAGCAAGTGCATCAGCATCTGTAACTGCTGTGTAGGTTGCTCGATTGATATCTTTTAACCAAGCATGCTCCGGACCGACTCCAGGATAATCCAGACCTGCGGAGATTGAATGGGTATCCATAATTTGTCCATCCGCATTTTGAATCAAATAGGTTCTATTGCCATGTAAAACCCCTGGTGTACCTGCACATAACGCAGCAGCATGCATACCAGTCTCAATTCCAGAACCAGCGGCTTCAACACCAATTAATTTCACATCTGGATAGTTAATATAAGGATAAAAAATACCCATCGCATTGGATCCACCACCAACGCATGCTAATACATAGTCTGGTTGTGCTCCTGTCATCTCGGGCATTTGCTCAATACATTCAAGTCCAATCACACTTTGAAAATCTCTTACCATCATAGGATAAGGATGCGGACCTGCAACGGTACCAATGATATAAAAGGTATTTTCTACATTCGTAACCCAATCACGCATTGCTTCATTCAAAGCATCTTTCAGTGTTTTAGAGCCAGACTCCACAGGCACTACCGTGGCACCAAGCAACTTCATGCGATAAATATTTTGCGCCTGTCTCGCGACATCAACACTTCCCATGTAAATGACACACTCTAAGCCAAATCTTGCACAAATCGTTGCTGTAGCAACACCGTGCTGACCCGCGCCAGTCTCAGCGATGACTCGAGGCTTACCCATTCTTTTAGCAAGTAATGCCTGACCAATCACATTATTAATTTTATGCGCACCAGTATGGTTTAAATCTTCCCTTTTAAAGTAAACCTGTGCTCCACCAACCTGCTCACTCCATCGTTTTGCATGGTAAATCGGACTTGGTCGACCGACAAAGTGCTTTAACTCACTGTGAAATTCTGCTAGAAACTCAGGGTCATGTTGGTATTTGGCATATATTTGCTTGAGTTCCTCAAGGGCAAACATGAGAGTCTCCGAAACAAAAACTCCTCCGTAAGGGCCAAAATGTCCACGTGTATCTGGAAAATCGTACATAAGCTATCCTTTTTTTGCTAGTGAGAAGATGAATCCATCTTTCTGACTTGCATTACAAATTGTTTCATTAATTCGGGGTCCTTTATTCCTTTAGAAATCTCAACCCCACTCGATACATCCACTCCTAATGGCCGAAAATGTGCAATTGCCTCAGCAACATTGCTTATTTTCAATCCACCACTCAAAACGACCCGATGCGCGTTTTCTTTTATCCATGCCTGCGGTATTAAATCCCAATTAAATGTTTTACCACCACCACCGTAACCTTCAACAACCGCATCTAATATCCATGCAGACGCATCCCTATATTGTAGGCAAAATTCGTCAAGTTGGAATTTTTCGTCAACCCTAGCTGCTTTTAACCAAGGCAAACCACCTGAAATTTCAGAACAACGCTGTGGAGTTTCATTCCCATGAAACTGCCATATATCGATTTTGCAATGATCTTTGATACTTTGAACTAGAAAATCATCTGCATCGACTACTAGAACTACGTTTTGCATAGTGCCACCGTGCAAACGTGATAAGTTAGCTCCTTGGCTCATGTTTAAACATCTTGGACTCGGGGGGTAAAAAACTAGTCCGAGCGCATCTACACCTAAGTTCATCGCTGTTTGAATATCTATTTCGGTACTCAAACCACAAATTTTTATTCGTGTATGGAGCGGGTCATAATTCAATAAACTCATTCTTTATACCTTCTTATGCCTAAGTACGAAACGCTGTGTGTAAATATGCTGAGGGAATAACACTTAAATCAAAATGAGGTAATGGTATTTCAAATTGATTAGGATAGCCTACCTGAGCTAAATATAACCCATCCGCGGAAAACGTGGGCGCAGCGTTCGATCGATCTTTTTTTAATAGAAGTTCACCAAACCAGTCCGCTGATTCTTTGCCAAGACCAACGTGCAACAAACTTCCCATAATATTACGAATCATATGATGTAAAAAAGCATTCGCTCTGAAAAAAAAGAACACTTTCACCCCTTCTTCAATAATATCGATTTGATATAAATTTTTCACGGGGGTTTTACTTTGACACTCAGATGATCTAAAACAAGAAAAGTCATGCTCACCAAGTAAATAAGTCACCGCTTGACGCATGTCATCAACGCGCAAGGACTTATTCGACGGCAACATATGAAAACCAGCCTTTCGGTGTAACAGGGGTGTTTTAACTGGTGAAGTAATTAAATAATAGGCGTAGGATCGCTCATAAGCACTAAATCTAGCATCAAATTCGAATGGTACTTCTTTTGCCCATTGGATAGAAATCGATGGCGGTAAAAAACTATTTAAACCCCTAACCCATGACCAATCTGGTCGTTCAACTACTGTATCAAAATGTGCTACTTGACCCAGTGCATGAACTCCAGTGTCTGTTCTTCCGGCAGCGGTTAAGCGAATAATTGGCTCTTTAAATCCACCAATGAAGTGACTAATTGCAGATTCAATATGGTCTTGTATGGTCGCTTGTTGAACTTGACTTTGCCAACCACAATATGGAGAACCATCATATTGGATCCCAATGGCAATTCGTCTTAATTCGTTACTGTTCCCTGATGGTGCTTGAAAAATCACGAAATTTCCACAAGTATCTCTGAGGCCTGGGCATAAACCTCTTGATCAGCATTGTCACCAAGCTCAACAAGATCAGTCAATAAAATTCTAGCTGTCTCAAAATCTTTAATTTTGATATACGAACGTGCAAGGTTTAATCTTACTTTCTGCTCATCTGAATTAAGCAATAACTTGGAAACCGCAGATGAGCTAGAACCAGGATTAGCATTCACACCGAGGTCTAGTGAATATCCACTTGGCGTTGTTGTAATAGCTGCCGAAGCATTGGGAACTGATTGGTTTTCAACTACAGGGCTAATGGTTACTTCTTGTTTGACTGGGTCAGAAGGTAAGCTCAAATCAATACTTGAAAACAACTCTTTAACATGCTTGGGAACTTCATGATTCACGGCATTTATAGCGGCCTGACTAATCACCACCTCAGAGTCATCCTCTTGATCTTCATCATCAGGATTTGCCTTCATCACTGGAGTCATTTGTGGAATGGTAAAAGTTGGGACTACCGGTTCCTCAAATGTTGACTTTGAAGCACTTACTGGTACAACTTGATAGGGAGAAGATTTACGTAATATACCAAATAAAAATATTCCTGTTAAAGCAAGAATACCCACAATGGTTCCGTATTGTTCAAAATCAATGGGCTTGCTCAGAACTGAGGTTGTCGTTTTTTTCGCATTGATTTCTTTTAAATCGGCAATATTTCGCTCTAACTCGGCAATGCGGACTTGCGCCTCTTCCAACATTTTTTGTTGGGCAATCATGTCTTCATTTAATTTGGCTTGAGTAATCGCCTGTTCTGAGTCAGTTTGAGAGGATCCAATCTTTAAACGATCTTTAAAACCCTCTTTAAGTTGAGCTTGTTGATAGGTGCGGTTATTATTTTTTAAACTATCCTCGGAAGGTTTGTTCAATTGACGTTCACGGTAATTTTTAGCTGCTGAGGTAGCAAACTCTCGAGCCTCTTGTTCCGGAATTGAAGCTGCCATAGTTTCTGAAGGTACGATTAATTTCTCACCCTGCTTTAAGCGATTGATGTTACCTGCATAAAATGCTTTAGGATTCAATCGATAGAGTGCAACCAGCACTTGATTGAACTCAACACCACTTAATTGGGGGGCTATCTGACTCGCTATATTCACGAGGCTATCACCCGCTTGAACTTGAATCTCTTTAGACTGAGTGTTAAGAATGGTATAGACACGGGTAATTTTTCCAGAAGACCAAATGAGTTCAATCACTGCATCATTAAAGGCTTTTTCTAGTTCAACACTTTTTTTAGAAAATTTGAGAACGATGGCGATAGGCTTACCCGCTTTATCTTTTTGAATAGATACACTTGGCGTAAATTCATCATTTGGTTTTTGTATTCCAAATTTTTCATAGAGACTTTGGTCTGCTAAGCGAGCTTCAAATGCACCAAGAGTCTTAGACTCCTTGGTACTCATCAGAATAAAAATTTTAGATTCTAATGGTTCATCTTGAGAAGATTGTGTACTTAATGCCCCTAAAGACAAAGCAAATGAAACTTGACAGAAAAAGAGACTCCAAAGCAAAAAAAGATATTTTGTATGAAGTCTTATTTTCATTACTTCGATTCCAATAAGATACGTAAGATTCTTCTGAGAGGTTCTGCTGCCCCCCATAATAATTGATCACCAACGGTAAAGGCCCCAATATAATCTTGCCCCATCGCTAACTGATGCATACGGCCAACAGGTATCTGCAATGTTCCAGTAATCGCAGCAGGCGTTAGATATTTCTCGGTCATTTCACGATCATTCGGTACAAACTTGACCCACTCATTTGCATTGGTAATCAATTGTTCTAAATCGCTCATGGGGACATGTTTTTTTAATTTAATAGTCAATCCCTGAGAATGACATCTCATTGCACCAACCCTGACACATATGCCATCAATCGGAATACTTCCCGCTTCTCTAAATGGTGGCAAGCCAAGTATTTTATTGCATTCAGCGCCACCCTTCCACTCTTCCTTTGTCTGTCCATTTTCAACAGGGACATCAATCCACGGAATTAAACTTCCGGCTAAAGGCGTATTTCTGAAATTGCTTTTGGGATAATCACCACTTTGAAGTGATTTCGTCACTTGGCGATCAATATCCAATATGGCAGAACTGGGGTTAGCAAGGTCAGCTTGCACGCTATTGTATAAATAGCCCATTTGTTGCAATAACTCACGCATATTCTGGGCACCAGCGCCAGAAGCGGCTTGATATGTCATTGCACTCATCCATTCAACGAGTCCCGCCTTGAATAGTCCATGTAAACCTAATAACATCAGACTAACCGTGCAGTTACCACCGATCCAGTTTAGATTTCCATTTGAGAATGCTTGATCAATCACATGACGGTTCACAGGATCAAGCACAATAACAGCTTCCGGATTCATTCTCAAACTACTTGCCGCGTCAATCCAATGCCCTTTCCAACCACTAGCTCTTAAGGGCTCAAAAATAGCTTTGGTGTAATCTCCGCCTTGTGTAGAGATGATGTAATCACATTTTCTTAATGCGTGGATGTCATTTGCATCCTGCAAGAATGCTTCATTTTTAGTTAAGGCCTGACCCGCAAATAAAGGTACCTTTGCTCCAGGATTACTAGTACTAAAAAATATAGGTTCAATCAACTGAAAGTCGTTCTCTGCCAACATCCTTTCCATGAGGACACTGCCAACCATACCTCGCCAACCTACCAAACCCACTACAGGAAGTGCCATTACTCAACCTTATCTAAAAATAAAATGAACTGGGCTCCATTTTATTACTTCTGAGCCCTGTTGGGAAATTTACCTCAATTTAAACGAGTGCTGATAATACCGCTTGACCCATTTCAACGGTACCGACCTTCTGTGTACCAGTGGTGTAAATATCAGCAGTTCGATATCCTTTGGCAAGAACTTGTTGCACGGCTTTTTCAATTCGGATAGCCTGATCCTCTTTACCAAGTGAATATCTCAACATCATTGCGGCAGATAAAATCGTTGCAAGTGGGTTTGCAATTCCTTTACCAGCAATATCGGGAGCTGAACCATGACTAGGTTCGTATAAGCCTTTATTGTTAACATCAAGTGATGCTGATGGCAACATACCAATCGAACCTGTGAGCATCGCTGCCTCATCCGACAAAATGTCGCCAAATAAATTTCCTGTAACTACCACATCAAAAGCTTTTGGCGCTTTAACTAACTGCATTGCCGCATTATCAACATACATATGCGTAAGTTCAACATCTGGATATGATTTACCTAGGTCAATCATGACATCACGCCAAAGTTGTGATGTTTCTAAGACGTTTGATTTATCAACACTACAGATTTTTTTATTTCTTTTTCTAGCAGCAGCAAACGCTACTTGCCCAATCCTACGAACCTCAGGCTCACTATAGCGCATCGTATCAAAGCCCTCGCGTGCACCAGGAAAAAGGCCATCTGTTGCCGTGCGAATACCTTTAGGTGAACCAAAATAGACATCACCATTGAGTTCACGCACAATCAAAATATCTAAACCTGAAACGATTTCTGGCTTTAACGATGAAGCTGCCGTTAACTCCGGATAGCAAATAGCCGGTCTTAAATTCGCAAATAAAGCTAAATGTTTACGTAACCCCAAGATAGCCTGCTCCGGACGTAACTCTCTAGGTAAATTGTCGTATTTAAAGTCACCAACTGAACCAAATAAGATGGCGTCAGCTTCTTTGGCTAAGGCTAATGTTTTATCTGGTAAAGGATGACCTTCAGCCTCATAACCAGCTCCACCTACAGGAGCCTCTTCAATTTCAAAGGACTCGCCTAATGCATCTAACACCAATCTTGCTTGTGCAATGATTTCTGGACCAATACCGTCCCCAGGTAAAACTGCAATTTTCATAATTATTCCAAACTTAAGGTAGCTTCGTATCCAACCAAGGCATTTTTAATAAACGCTGTGATTCGAAATTCTTAATTTTATCGGAATGACGTAAGGTCAAACCAATATCATCTAATCCATTGATTAGGCAGTACTTGCGAAATGGTGTGATATCAAAATCATAAGAACTACCATCTGCAGCAATCACAATCTGCTTTTCTAGGTCAATGGTTACTTGATAACCATTAAAAGAAAATGTCTCATTGAATAAATGATCCACTTGTGTATTCGTCAGAATAATTGGTAATAAACCATTTTTGTAGCAGTTATTCATAAAAATATCTGCAAAACTTGGCGCGATAACCGCTCTAAAACCATACTGCACAAGAGCCCATGGGGCATGCTCGCGAGAACTTCCACAACCAAAATTCTTTCTCGCAAGTAAGATACTTCCGCCTTTGTACTGCGGTTGGTTTAAAACAAAATCCGGATTAAGAGGACGCTTGGAGCAATCAACTCCTGGCTCGCCTGCATCTAAATAACGCCAAGCATCAAAGAGATTTTGCCCAAAACCAGTTCTGGCAATTGACTTTAAAAACTGCTTAGGAATGATCGCATCGGTATCGACATTTTCACGATCCAAGGGCACAACTAAACCTTGATGTAGATTAAAAGCTTGCATAATAGTTGTCTATTTAATAGGGGTTACAACAGCACCAGATGGCTGTTCAATAGGCTTAGATTCTTCAGGCTTTACAGATGGCCCTGCCGTTTTTTCAATCGACTTACCTAAACTTTGTAAATCACGGCCCATTCCTTCTACTGTGGAACAAGCTATTAAAAAATGGGGAATAGCTAAAATTAAAGCAACTTGAAGAAATTTCATCAATCAACCTTTTTATGAGTAATTATGCAATTTTACGCACATCTACAAAATGACCTTCAATCGCGGCAGCAGCTGCCATTGCAGGACTGACTAAATGGGTTCGGCCTCCAGCGCCTTGGCGTCCTTCAAAATTACGATTAGATGTTGACGCACAACGTTCTTGAGGTTCTAGACGATCAGCATTCATGGCGAGGCACATAGAACATCCAGGTTCACGCCACTCAAATCCTGCCGCAATAAAGAGCTTATCTAAACCTTCTTTTTCAGCCTGCGCTTTAACCAAACCAGAACCAGGCACAACCAGTGCCAACTTCACATTTGGTGCAACTTTTTTACCTAAGCGCTCCACAACTTTCGCCGCAGCACGCATATCTTCAATACGACTATTCGTACAAGAGCCGATAAATACTTTATCAATCATGATGGAATCGATAGGCGTATTAGGT contains:
- a CDS encoding entericidin A/B family lipoprotein; this encodes MKFLQVALILAIPHFLIACSTVEGMGRDLQSLGKSIEKTAGPSVKPEESKPIEQPSGAVVTPIK